The nucleotide window AAAAGGGAGACAGTTCTGTGAGTGAGAGCAAGAACCTCAGCTGGAACAGGCTGAGCAGCCTTGTCTAGAAATCTCTGATCTATCACAGCTGAATGCGACCAACCCATGCTAGTGAAAGCACTGATTAAATTCCATTCCGCAAGGGCTGCAAGTGACAGGTGAAACTGGCACCTCCTCTGCAGAGAGCCCAAGGCATCAGGCAGCCTGGCAGTACAGCTGCATCTCCTCTACCCCTTCCCCAACTCAAGCAAAATGCAGACAAAGTGTGCAACCTCGTCTTTCAGTGGGTCCTGCTTGGTGCAATGAACAAAACTGACATTCAGTTACTCACACTGTGATAGCTGAATTATCTGCTagctttttgtgttttttccctgtAGCTTTGATGAAATGGGTAAATATGATATTCCAGCAGAGCTGTACTTCATCATGAATAAAACTGGACAGAAGGATGTATACTATGTTGGTCACTCTGAAGGCACAACAGCAGGTAATGAATGTCAGGACACTCATGGTTCACAACCATTCATGTTCCTATCTGATCAGTAGGTGTGTCTCTCCATTgattcagttgtttttcttgtttgtggaGAGCTAGCAAATGTAGAAGTGCCTTCTGACTTGAGATTTGGAAAATATGCAAAACTTTTCTAAAACCAGCTTAGTTTACCCTTAATAAACAAAGAAGCCTAATCCAAATGTAGttcaactttttaaataaatagagaCATAAAAAGTGGTTATTTACTGGGCACTTCAGGTACTGGCACTGggtatttttcttaaattctcaACAACAGGAATTTTCATTAAGTTCATCTTTTGTATTAAAACATACAATTATTTTCCTtgtgaacaggaaggaaaaactaaaaaggTAAAACAGCACATATAACACATAATTTCAAATAACAGAAGACAAGGAAAAGGAACCTCAACATTACTAAGTCATGTGACTTAATGGCAATCTTACAATTTAAAGCATGGTTCATGAGTGGCTATAACTGGCCATAttactgtttaaaaacatattGCCAGAGACtgaaaattaggaaagaaaaaacattagtAACTTATTTTCTCTTAGTGCCAGCCTTTAGCATTAACTCACTTCATGGAGTCTGAATGCAACTAACTTTCTTTTAGCATCAGCTGAAAGTTCCTGATATTTATGGTTTATATGTAAGATCCATGAACGGTCATTGATTAGAAATGAGCAACTGCCAGTTCATTAGTGTAAACAACccagaaaaaagggaaggaaatgtggGAAAATCATATATTGTCACAGCTCcagaccttttctttcttttcctctcttaagAGTATTTAAAGACCCTCATGGCAAAACAAACTAACCATCTAGGCTTTCTTCAGCTGCCTTTGATGCAAACAATCAGTTGAAAACACTCAAAGATGCCAGTATTCAGCTAATTATTCTACAGTTTCATGGAAGCATAAACATACATAGACCTTTAGAGACTATAATCTGAAAAACTCATTTTTTATGAGAGTTTTTTGAACTTTAGAGGGAATTGATTTTATCACAAAAACCTTATTGACATGGTGCCTACAAAAACTGTTCTGATAAAGGCAACGTCCAGATGTGCTCTAAATCTCGAAATGAACTTTGTCTCCCAAATAAAATTCATTTCAGGACTTAGGTTCAACACTCGCCTTCAGTAAAATATGCAGCACAGACAAACACGGACAACAGACAATGGGCTGCAAGTCTAGTCTCACTTCTTGTTTGCTACCTgctgctgatttatttattttgtctgtgaAAGATGTCGCCACTAACTCAGGCTGTCCCTTCTGTGTTTGCAGGCTTCATAGCATTTTCTACATACCCTGAGCTGGCTAAACGGGTCAAAATGTTCTGTGCTCTGAGCCCAGTAACCACAGGCTCACATGCTACAAGCCCTCTGATTAAGATAACAAGTGTTCCTGAACCACTGCTCAGGGTATgtcatttttccttctaaaagaGGCCCGATGCCTGACTTGCTTTCACAGGGTTCACTCAACCTCAGATGAAGTGTTCCCAAACAGGTGACATACTGATACTGAGCTTGGGATGAATCAAGTGCTCTTGAAAAATCTGTTCCCAAACTCTGTGGGGAAAATACTGGAGATATAAGGCTTGTAGCAGCAAGTACGAGACTTGTGAAACTGACTCATCATAGGACTCTTACTCTTAAGTAATGTTTTGCTGGCCTCATGCAGGAAGAACTAAACCAGAGCTGCAATAACAACCATGACAACCTCTGGGACTTCAGAAATGAGTGAGCATTGAGGTCACCACGCTAGAAATGGGAGGATGGCTTCCTCCAGGATTGATGCCAGTAATATGAAGAAGGAAGGATATGTGATGCACAATGGGGAAGAAAGTGTTTTAAGGGGTACTGGGAGGGCAAGCTCTTTCAGCAATCTTTGAATACTGAGTTAGGAGGCTAGGCTATTAGCAACAGTTTCCTGCATAAAATGCCcctgtaacaagaaaaaaagtgttgCGCTTTTCCGTTCCCTCAGTTAGCATTTGGCTGCAAAGGAGCCATGCACCAGATTGGATTTCTGAAAGGACCTGTGACGCAGTTGTGTACAAGCCTGGATAAGTTCTGTGGCCATGTACTCTGTTACATAGCTGGAGGCAACATAAAAAATCTGAACACGGTAAGTATATGCAAGAGCACCTACTCAAAGTAAAACTACAGTGATTTTGGAAGTTACATTTGGGCACTCTATCCTTGTCTAGTAACTGTCATGCATGTAAATGTACATAAACCACAATGTAGTTCTCAGCAGATCGAGGGAATGCCAGGGCATTGTGTGGTGCAAACACAGGACTAGAGCTAATGATGGATGGGACCAACAACTAGGCACATTCCAATCCCAGAAAGAAAGGACTGTATTAAGCCTGGAGCTATATTGCATATGTAAATAGATGTGCCCTCTTTTCGGGCTAAGCCAACCAGATTTTGGTCATACACAGATGCTCTTTAAAAAGACCCAATGGATGATGGAGTCAGACTTCTTGGTCATACAGGTCCCTGTTTCCTTCCTTAgcatgcagacaccaaggtcctCTGAACACTGGAATAattaaaaggcaggaaaaagctCCTTTTCCCTTGCCACTTTTCAGACTACTTGCACCAGAACTTGATCCCAAAGAACTACCATAAGGAGCATTCTCCCATTTTTATTGTCCTTAGAACTGGGCCCAACAGCTCAATCCACAACATGTAGAGCTACAGAAAGTCCTTCCACTGTGCCTGAGGAGTGCAACACACCTACAGTGCGATTCACAAAGACTAGTGCCTCAGTCAGTGGGGACAGGAGAGACAAGAGGGTTATCCCTATGCTTGCTGACATATGGGCACTGTAGTGTGTCTTAAATCCCCTTTACAGTGGCCAAAGTATGCAAAAGCTGGCCTGTGTAATGTTTATTACTGCAATATCTGTAAAGTCTGGGGCCTATTCTTCTCCATCTATAACCATTGCAAAAAGCACATACGGGAAAGAAATGAGAATCAAAGGTTCAATGCAAAAGCAATTGGAGGCATTGCGGCCCTTTTGAATTGCAGAGCTAAACCATTAAGGATCTTTCCTGACTTGGGTTAAGTCACAAATGTGGTTCTCAGGGCAAGATACCAAGTCTGAGGAGGAATGCAGGGAGATGGAATTGGAACATATCCTTAACAGAACTATAaaaacacaaacagaagaaaaagcaatctgTTTTGTAATCTGCCTTCTTTAGCACTAGgagtaaaatgaagagaaaaataaatcttcaaaagACTTATACATGCATGGGGGTTTGCTGTGAGGTCAGTAATCTACTTTGAAAGGACTGGAAGGTTTTTCCCAGCATCCCACAGTAGTACTATCTTCATGGAACAGACTAACTTTCATGGAAAAAGTGTGCAGATGCATACTATTAACCAGCTATTCCTAAGTCTGCTTCTCAGTTTTCTGTCCGATATTTGAAGAACATCCTATGAAAATGGGGTTTTAACACAGCAGTAGTATGTTGCTCAGGTCCTTCACAGCTTTATTCAGTCACAGCACTGGATCACTGCCTTTATAACACTTCTGCTTTCTCTCCAGAGTCGGATAGATACCTACGTAGGACATTCCCCTGCTGGAACATCCGTACAGAACATTATTCATTGGCATCAGGTATAACTGTGTACTGATGTGTAAACAGACTCTTACTACTGCTTTTTATGCAACCAACTGCCTACAGGGAATTCCAGAGGCAGTGGATCTGGGAATCTGCCCATCACATCTTCTCACAAGCTGCCGTGAGCACCTGCCACAGAGGGAGCACTCTTTCCCATGGCTCACCAGACCATCACCTGAATTGCCCCTTTGGTATCAAGCACCGAGATTTCCCCAGGGCATATCAGGCCTCTCTGCATGTTGGGCTCTAATGGCTTCCagccttcattttcatttatgaagACATTTGCCTTGAAAGCTGCAGAAGTGAGTGCAACCACAGCCTAGGCACTTGGCAGGCAGTAGGAGGATAGTGGAAATTGAGCAGCCAGGGGATGAGCTAGACAAAGAAGAGATCCAGGTTAAAGCTTTTCTCCCAGAGTGTTAATTGCAGCCTGGATCACTTCCCAAAGCCAGCTGACTTACACAAACGCttctgctggcaccagcggcaAGTGGGGAACTGCCTCTTCTGCTGGCACCTTACGTCACTCTCAGACCTAAGCTTGTTCTGCCCGTGCTCCAAATCAGACCAGGGCAAGAGAGCGTCGGCTCAGAAACGCATCACTGCATGTGCACAGAATTGTGGCCACTTCTGCCAGCACTTCAATACGTGCATGCTCCTGCACACACCCCTGACTAAAATTCCAAGGATCCAGACTGCCAGCACCCAGACCCAGAAAACAGAGACAAGCTAGCAGATTTCTAGCATATCCTCAGTTACTTAAAGGCTTGGATAAAAAATATGCACATACATTTTCAGTAAGACagattcatctttttttttttcccttctagaCAACACGCATTCAAGATGACAATAGTTTAGTGTTAAGCTGATCGCAGCCTGCTCCCAATAGCCAAACTCTTGTAAGAGGTACAGAGCTTCTGGAAATGTCGCCACTACTGTGAGCCGACCAGACAAAACTGACACACGAAAGTCAAGGTGTGTGAGCAGGTATCATATGTTACACTAGACTAGTAATAGTCCTGACACACCTCTGCATCACAAACAGGGACCCCAACTTTAGCTAACTAAGATAGTCAAGCAAAATTTTAACGATAAAACATGCCAAGGGTGGCGGCTGAGGATCAGGAGACAATGGTAGCAAGACAAAAGGCAATGAAGCCACTCACCCTACGACCCATCCTCAGAATCCCTGGAAGCCTGCCCACTGCCTGAGCCTTGGCTTCAATCAAAGGCAAGAAAACACCTCCTGCACTTTCCTCTGTCTCTTAACACTTTCATTTTATCTGTCCTTGTTACAATATTAACAGGTAATACGTGCAGACCAATTTCAAGCTTATGACTACGGCTCtaaggaaaacatgaagaaatacaACCAGGTAAGGCAATACAGATTTCCAGAGAACTCATCCTTGGGTCCTGGCAAAACTAAGAATAGAAAAATCCAGATTTCAGCACCTGTGAGTGCTAAAGAGGGGGAGAGTGGTCTGAGGTAATGTTTCACCTGAATCTAATACTCATACATGTAAAAGTCTATTCACAGACAAGGCATAGACACATCCTTGTGGACAGCTAACAGAAGTTCGTTTTGCCTCCCCTACTGATGCAGGGATGTGTCCAATGACACGTCAATTTACCTGCCATTCCCAAAAGGCTGAGAGCCACACCCAAGTCCTAGGACTTCATGAGTATGGAGCTCTTCACTTCCCCCAAAATCCTCAAGGTCTGCCTTTCAGTTAAATGCTACACTGGccaaagggggaaaggaaaaaaaaaaaaaacaacgcggggcggggggggggcggggagaaaaaGTGGAAATGCATACCTTGGTTTTGGGAAGCTACttaccacaaaaataaaacagaagggaTGATTCACTACAGCACAGTGGAGACTACTGCTGCGGTGAACTAATATATCCTGTATGGAAAAAAGGAAACGGACAAAACTTGGTCACTAGGAGCTTTGGTTACCACCTAGTCAACACTCAGAAATGCTGCGATTCTCCTGCAACACCGATAACTTGCCTGACAGTTTTTTAAGATTTGATCAGATCAGTTGACATGTCGTGAGCTTTTCTGAGTCAGGGCAGGTTATTTTATGGGTGGCACGTTATTTTACAGGTGGAGAAGGACTCCAAAGAGTTCTCAGACACCTTCCATGCACACATATGGTCTTTAAATACTGAAGTTTAAAGTCTGGAATGGGCAATGTTGTAGCCCCAGTACTTTGGATGGTTAGGAAACTGCCCCAAAAAACAGTCaatgagaaaaagaacagaacCACCCTTAGATAATAGGGGTCAATTTAAAAGCATCTTGTGCCTGGTCCCTTACCACCCCATAGACGAATAATCATCCTGCATTAAGTCATTTGGCTCAGGTCTCAGAAGATCCCCATTCCACTTTTCCGTGTTTCTTTGATTTCCTCTGTGATGACAGACAAGGCAAGTATGCTCACGGGCTATTACTCCATCAGTAGCAACACTGTGACCTAGAGGGAGCGTCAAGTGAAGTCTGGAACAATACAACTAAATATCTTTCACTCCATGCCCCATAAAAGCATGAAGAGGACTGCATATAAGCCAGAAACGGAACACCCATGAACAACAACTCTGCGGTCCTTGCCTGGTAAACACAGACACTGCTCTTGCCATATCCCCACCTCTGAAGGGCATGAGTAGGTGTCAAACTGCAGGACAACTCTTAGCCATGCATTAAGGAAAGACACAGGAATAGGATGGATCATTTCCTTCCATGGTCAACAGGGAATGGGGTTAGGGCAATAGGCACTAAGAGGGTGGCCTTCGTCCTTACTGTTTTACTGTAGTGAGTGCAGAAGGGAAAGAGATGCTTGCACAGAATCCTTTCTCTAAACACAACTTCTGATACAACAGCATTCACTCAGGTCTCCTCCCTTTCTTACAGTCTACTCCTCCTGCATACCCAATAGAGAAGATAAGCACACCAATTGCTGTTTGGAGCGGTGGACGTGACAAATTTGCAGATCCCAAAGACATGGCAAAGCTACTTCCTCGGATTACTAATCTCATTTACCACGAGCATTTCCCTGCTTGGGGACATCTTGATTTCATCTGGGGCCTTGATGCAACTGAGAAAATGTATCGGAAAATCATTGAACTAATAACAAAATACTTTTGAAAGCACATGCCAAGTGTTGATTCACTCATTAAAACTCTCCAAAATTTCTATTTGGCAATAAGGAGGAAGAGgtaaacacacagacacacataatAGTATAGGTAGTATACCAGTATAGGTATTTATCcgcatttgtttgtttcttgctttcctcATAGTTTGAGGTTTTCCATGGTGTTACTGTGACTGCTGTCTTCCTGAGAATTTTGAAGTGTATAggaataaaagctgaaaacatgaGTATATCTGAGCACACACTGCAGGGATCACTTAATTTGGACAGCTTTTATTTCTACAAGACTGATTTTTCAAGCCTAGACTCTATTGTTCTCATGTATATCTTACGTACCCCACAGAAGCATTCCCGTGCCCAATCTGTGTCTTCCCGTGAAAACCCAAAAGTGGGATTTGCTCATTTCTCTGTTGAAGTACAACGGACCTTAGTTTAAATTAAATCATTTATCCACTTGACAGAgaacttggcttttttttctttttccctcctcacATTTACCTACAATGTCAACACAACCAAGAAATCTTCAGACACAAGAAACTGAGCAGGCAATAGATGACTTCCAAACATGAAGGAATCCAACTTCAGAAAAACTCATAGAAGTATTCTCCTGCCCTCCATGCCTACACACCACCCAAAGGTTTGTCCATGCACTCTAAACCCCCCAACTTCAAAGCTGATAGATGGCAGCTGAGGAATGAGTAGATGTAGACCCATCAGGCAAGCTGCACTCCAAGCAATACAGCCTCCACCCCATGAATTATTCTTGACACTGGCAATGAAGTCATTGCAAGCATTCTGAGCTGTCAGCTTTGACTTTTACATAACTCTGTGTCTTGACCATTCTTTGTTCAAGCAATTTCTACAGCATGTGAAagcagttttttccctttccagtcaTTCGCCCAAAGAGATAGCATCTTCATTATCTATGCAAGTGCCTCACCTCTACTCACCTACAAGCTGATCAGGTAGGTAACAGTGTGTGTCACAAGGTTACACCAGAAGTGTTCATTATTACAGGCTCAGACAGGGTAGCTTTTTTTCCTGGGGTGTTTCTGGGTGGGGCCTCAAGCTCATATTGCCCAACCAAACCCTTTGTAGTTGGAGTCAGCGTCCAATAGTTACACTGAAAAATGTATCTGTGTTCTgcaacacaggaaaaatacagctGTCCATGCACCTAGTCTAGCAGCCATTAGCAGTGCTGATCATGACATCTATCTTCTGAACTTATGACAGCTTACAGGAAATGGCCAAAACtgtcaagaaaaataaagatcCATTAGACCAAGAAAGCAAGATACAGCAGCATTTGAAAGGAGATTACCCTTTATTCCTGCATTATTAAATCACAAAGCGCCAGGCCACATTAATACATTGCTTACCACTGCAGGTTTTCTTCTACCTTCACCTATACAAGAGAAGACTCAtgaatttattattgttttggtATATGCATCCCCTGCTGCATGCACCACTCTGAAAACCATGGTAACCTGTCCAGTCCCATGGGAAGGATGCATCTGGTTCCCATCAACAGCATttcatttattgattttttttttctttagtacaCTGCTATATTGGAAATGTAGTCAAGGGACTTGTTTCTGTACCACGCCaaacatattttcattattatttcttaatGCAATAAAGCAACCCAGGAACTGGCTTTCTTTGTGGTCTCCAGCAACTCATTGAAtctctttttgctgtttcttatatgaaaaaaaaccagaagataaTCCTTCCCTTGTAGCAACATACTGAGAATAAGGTGTGTGAAACTTGTAGcagggatggaaggaggaagTGCTAAGCTGAGAGATCTGTTTTCCCGGTCACTCCTGTTGTAGGAATAGAAATACTAAGAGGAAGGGTACTAGACTTTGTATAAACTGCTGTGGCATAATGTTCAGTTGTCAGGTGTATCCCCTCTGGGACAAGTAACGCACACTctaaaggaaattttatttttgcatttggttGCCAACCATCATGTGCAATGTTTAGACTTCCAGAAATGTTATAGCTAGCTTTCAAAATCCAGTCTGTGCAAGTCAAGTAATAAACCAGAGGAAGCAGATGAGAAGAGCAATATTTTGAACACTATTGTAATCATTCACGGCTTAGTAAAATCAAATTAACTCCTTTCAGCCCACGTGGCCTTGGGGGTACTGACAAGTCTCACACAAAATA belongs to Harpia harpyja isolate bHarHar1 chromosome 10, bHarHar1 primary haplotype, whole genome shotgun sequence and includes:
- the LOC128147405 gene encoding lysosomal acid lipase/cholesteryl ester hydrolase-like — its product is MWCLLVLLCSQGIAFLSGFTTPSTLNSDTSQYRKPRNPECFMNVSEIIRYHGYPSEEYQVTTEDGYILGLFRIPAGRNSQNTGQKPVVFLQHAFLGDATHWISNLPNNSLGFLLADAGYDVWMGNSRGNTWSLKHKTLKPCQKAFWQFSFDEMGKYDIPAELYFIMNKTGQKDVYYVGHSEGTTAGFIAFSTYPELAKRVKMFCALSPVTTGSHATSPLIKITSVPEPLLRLAFGCKGAMHQIGFLKGPVTQLCTSLDKFCGHVLCYIAGGNIKNLNTSRIDTYVGHSPAGTSVQNIIHWHQVIRADQFQAYDYGSKENMKKYNQSTPPAYPIEKISTPIAVWSGGRDKFADPKDMAKLLPRITNLIYHEHFPAWGHLDFIWGLDATEKMYRKIIELITKYF